TGGTCGACGACCTACCGGAACGAATACACCAACCTGATGACCGACCTCGACCAGGGCCAGTGGCTCGGCTTCGAGACGCTCACGGTCATCGAGGAGGCCACCGGCCGCAAGATGACCAACCGGATGGCGCAGGAGTTTCCGCAACAGGGCTTCGTGACCCAGACCGACGGATACGATGGGTCGGGCGCGCTGTTTCAGACCACCGTCCATTCCCCGGTCACAATCGAGCCCTATCCCGGCGTCTACCAGGTCCTGAACCGGAAGACCGTCCGTACCTTCTACCAGGATGGCGGCGTGGCCTACACGACCGAGGACGACTACGAATACGACGGCTACGGCAACCTGGTCTTCCATGCCGGCCTCGGAGACCCGACGAGGGCCGAACAGGCGGTCTACGACTGCTCGACCTTCGAGAACGATCCCGCCGCTTGGCGGCTCGGATACCTGACCGCGACCAAGACCACCGGAAGCGAAAGCTCCTGCCGCGATTTCCTGGCGGCGGCCGAACCCGCCTGGACCGCCGGGGCCGACCTGAGCCTCGCGCGGATCGGCTACGACGCCCGCTACAACGTGACATCCCAGGCCGACTGGGACGACGTCAATGCCGTCTGGGTCACCTCGGCGATGACCTATGACGGCTTCGGCAACGTGATCACCACGACGGATCCGGCGGGCAACACGACCATCGTCACGTACGACGCCGATTACCAGACCTTCCCCGCGACCAGCACGTCCCCTCCGACCGCCAATGCCGGGCCGCTCGTCACGGCGACGGCCTACGATGCCGCGTTCGGTGTCCAGACCTCCATGACCGACCCCAACGGCAGGGTCTTCTCGGTCGTGCTGGACAGCCTCGGGCGGCAGGTGAAGTCCTATGGTCCCGACGAGAGCGGCGCCAGCTCCGATCCGGTGCAGTTGTCGGCGGTGTCCTTCAGCGAGGACGGGGACGGCATCTACACCGAGACGCGGCGGCGGCGCGACTGGTCCAACGGCGACACCGCCACCTGGGCGTGGCAGCGCGACTATATCGACGGGTTGAACCGGCCTACCCAGACCGTCCAGGGAGGCGAGACCACCGAAACGTCGATCGTCACCGGCACGCAGTACGACACCTCCGGCCGTCCGTACAAGGTGTCGCCGCCGCGTTTCCGGAACGCCGCTCCCAGTTGGGCGGAGGTCGAGTACGACAGCCTGAACCGGCCGATCCTGGAGACCCTGCCCGACGGGACCCGGACGGAAACCGCCTACGGCCAGGGCGGGCTTCTGGTGACGGTCACGGTCGGTGCCGGTACGCCCGACGCGCGGACGAGCCAGGCAACCCTCGACACGCGCAGCAACGTCCTGAAGCGGGTGGACCCCAATCAGGCGGTCACGACCAGCAGCTACGACCCGATCGGACGCATGACATCGACGACCGGGCCGGTCGGGAACGTCACGCGGAACAGCTATGACTCTCTCGGCCACCTGATCGCCCAGGCCGACGCCGATGCCGGCTCGCAGACCTGGACTTATGACGGTGCCGGCCGGATGGTCGGCTCGGTGGATGGTTCGGGCAATCGGACGACGCTTGTTTACGACAGCCTCGGCCGGATCACGTCGCGGGCCGTGGCGTCGGCCGACGGCGGGGCCACCGTCACCACCACGCTGGATTACGACCAGTCGGCGTCCGCCAACGGCAAGGGGCGGCTGACCACCGTGACGCGGCCGGACTCGGTCGAGACGTTCGGCTACTCGGATTACGGCCTCGTCGGTTCGGAAGTCCTGACCCTGGCGGGCTCGACCTTTTCCCTGGCGACGAGCTACGATCCGCTCGGCCAGCCGATCGACATGACCCACCCCGACGGATCGGTGACCCGCAACGCCTACGACATCCTTCAGCGGATATCGTCCGTGGCTTTCCGGGACGTCGGGGAGACCGCGTTCACGACCTATGGAAGCTATCCCGGCTACACCGCCCTGAACCAGCCGACGTCGATCGCCTACAACAATGGCCTGACGACGACCAACGCCTTCTATCCCTATGAAACGGGGATGGGCAGGCTCCAGAGCTTTTCGCTGGCTTCCGGCGGCGCGACGGACGCCTTCTCCGCCGACTTCACCTGGAACGCGTTCGGCCAGCTCACGCAAGTCGCCCGGAAGCGCGACGGTGCCACGACCGGGAGCACCGGCTATACCTACGAAGACACCGGCTGGCTCAGCCAAGCGGCGGGCTCCAGCGGCACCTTCGCCTTCTCCTACGACCTGGCCGGCAACATCGCGCTGAAGGACGGCGTGACCTATGCCCGCACGCCGAACACCAACAGGCTCGCCTCCGCCAGCAACGGGCTGACGGCCGCCTTCGACGGCAACGGTGCCATGACGGCGCGGGTTCTCGACAAGCAGGCATGGTGCTACCGGTACGATCCGGAGGCGAACCTGGCGACGGTCCTCAGCGGCCAGGCCGACGGCACGGCCGATGGCGCCTGCGCCGATACCTCCGGCTATTCGACCGTCGCGCAGGCGTCCTACGACGCGAGCGGACGCCGCCTGGTCAGGACCGATCCGGACGGGACGGTGAACCTCTACGTCTCCACCGATTTCGAGGAACTGCGCCGGGACGGGCAGGTCTACCAGACCCGCTACCTGGTTGGCCCGGAAGGCCGTTTCGCCGCCCTGACCCGGCAGGTCACGCCCGCGGAAGAGGCCGGCGCCGCGGCATCGGCCGGCGGCGGCTATCCGACGCCGGGGATCTATTTCACCTTCGGGGACCAGGTGGACAGCACCTTCCTGGTGACCGACGCCGCCGGCAAGGAGGTGGCGCAGGTCGGCTATCGGCCGTTCGGGACGATCGACCCGTCCGTCACCACCGGGGCCGACAATTTCCGCGTCAAGTTCGGCGGGAAGGAGCTGGACGAAAATACCGACCTGTACTACTTCCTCTCGCGTTACTACAGCGACGAGCTGGGGCAGTTCACCAAGCCCGATCCGGCGCGGCAGTTCTCCAGCCCCTATCTGTACGCCGCCAACGATCCGCAATCGCTGACCGATCCGGACGGGGAATTCGTCGAGCTGGTGGTGCTGGCGGTCGGCGTGGCGGCCGGGGCCTATTTCGGCGGCTCGGCTGCCGACCATAGCTACAATCCGGCGGACTGGAACTGGCACAGCGCCCGAACCTACGAGGGCCTGTTCGCCGGCGCCGCGATCGGAGCGGTCGGGGCCGAGGTCGGCGCCGCTTTCGCCGAGGCCGGGGTGGCTCCCGCGATCCTCGGCGGCATGCTGCTGGGCGGCACCGAGAACGCCGCCTATGCCGGGATCGCCAACGAACCGCCGGAGGGCATCGCCATGGCGGCCCTGACCGGCGCCGTGCTGGGCGGCGTGACCGAGGGGGTGTTGGCCGGGGGCGGCGCGATGATGGCGGAGGCCGGCAGCCGGATGGCCGGCCGCGGCTACTCCAGGCTCGAAAGCGCCGCCGACGTCGATGCTCCCGAGGGAGCCGCCTGGGAGGGGCAGGGACCCTGCGCCAGCTTCTCCGCGGGGACCCTGGTGGCCACCACGGAGGGCACCGTGCCGGTCGAGCAGATCCGGCCGGGAAGCTACGTGCTGTCCCGGGGCGCCGAGGGGGAGTCCGCCGAGCCCAGGCTCGTCCTGCGCACCTACCGGCGCATGGCGGACGACGCCGTCCGGTTCACGGCTGGGGATACCGTCATTCGGACCACCGCCCAGCATCCGTTCTGGGTGGAGGGCAAGGGCTGGACCGTGGCGGGGGCGCTCGCGGCCGGCGACGTCCTGGCGACCCTGGAGGCCGGCGGCGCCGCGGTCGAGCGGGTTGAAAAGGCGTCCGCCCCGGAGCCGGTCTACAACTTCGCCGTCAGCGGCAGCCAGTCCTACTTCGTTTCCGGCCTGAAGCTCTGGGCGCACAATGCGCCGTCGAAATCCTGTGCCGTGGCCGGAAAGCCGAAAGCCTTCAAGGCGGCCGGGAATGCGAAGCACACGGCAGGTGCCCCGGCCGCCACCGGCAACGGCCGGGGTTTGACCCTGGAAGCGCTTTCGGCGCCGAAGGCGAAGACCTACTTCAACGTCAAGACGGGCATCAAGGAGACGCTCTACCACGACTACGTATTGTCGGTGAGCAAGTCCAGCTACGGCGAGGCGGCCGAACACATGCGGCACTATATCGAGGTCCAGAAAGGCGTTCCGGTCTGGTCCGTCGAGCGCACCGGCGCGAAGGTCAGGAGGAAGTTCGCGCTGAAGGGCATTCCGACGAAGCCCAAGCTGGACCGTGACGAGATCCCGATGGCGATGTTCCAGCAGGGCGGCGGAAACGGCAGCTATCTCAGCTCGGTCCGGCACATCGACGTCAGTTCGAACAGGTCCCTGGGGTCGGCGATCGGCCATGCCCTGAAGGGGTTGCCGAACCAGACGCGCGTCCTGATCCGCATGGTGGCCTACCGGCGCCACCGCTCCGCCGCGGGGATGGCGGCGCCTCGTCCGCGCCGCCGGTTCCGGGCCGCCTGACCATGGGCGAATCGATGCCCGACGACGCGTCCGAAGCCGGCTGGGACGATCACCGGCGGGCGTTCGGCGACATGCTCGGCCTCGGCGGCCCCGTGCCGGACGCGGTCCTGCGGGCGGCGCTTTACGACGGGCCCTATGCCCAGCGCCTGTTCGCCGCCCGGAAGGGCGACCCGCGGCATCTGCGCAGGCTGCTAGACGATCCGCCGGAGGTCGAGGAGGTCGCGGCGAAGTCGCCCCAGGCGAGGCAGGCGAGGCTGGTCCGCCGGGCCGCCAACGCCCTGGCGCTATGGGCCAGCGACCTGTTCGCCACCGTGGACGACGATACGCTGCGGCGTCGGCGCGACGCCTGCGCCGCGTGCGAGCACGCCACCCGTCCGCCCGACCTGCTGGTCTACCGGCTGGCCGGCGGGCTGGAGCAGACGATCTGCGAGCTGTGCGGCTGCAACCTGATCCTGAAGACCCGCCTTCCGGAGGCAAGCTGCCCGGCGCTCCATCCGAACCGGCCCGGCCTTACCCGCTGGGAGGAGCCGATCGGCGGCGCCTGATCCGGCCCTGGGTCAGGCGGAGCGGCGGGCCTGTCGGCCGAGGCGGGCGTGGAGGTCGCGCAGGTACTTGGAATCCATGTCGGTGAACTCGCCCTCAGCGATGTCGGACTTGAAGTCCAGCAACTCCTGACGGGTGCCCGGCGACAGGGTGTCGTGGGACAGGAGCTCCTCGATCAGCGTCAGGTCGTCGGGATAGCCGCCGGGTCGCCGCACGGGGCCGATCTCCAGCGGGTCGTCGTCGGTGAAGGCGCCGTGATAGTCGTCACCGACGGCTCCCGGCGGCGGGACCAGCAGCTCGTTCCAGGTCATCCCGCTGTCCCGGACCCGCCGGTCGATCTCCCGCGCGCTCGCCAGGGCCTCGGCCTCGTCGGGATCGCCGAGGCGGTCGAGCAAGGCGATGAAGCTGTCGCGGTCGAGATGGGGCATTCCTGGTCTCCTCCCATAGGGGCCTGCCGGCGGCCATGTCGCTAGCATAGCTGTGATCCGCCGGCGGTCTTTCAACACTCCGTACAGTATGGTTTTGCCGTCCGGCGTGCTAGGGTCCGGTCCGATCCGCAAGCACAAGAATACGAGTGGGGCCATGCCGTCGTTCGATATCGTTTCCAAGACCGAGATTGCCGAAGTCGACAACGCCCTGGACGGGGTGACCCGCGAGATCGGCCAGCGCTACGACTTCAAGGGGTCGCACTGCTCGATCGAGCGCAAGGAGAACGAGCTGACCGTCCTGGCCGACGACGACCTGAAGCTGAAGCAGATGCACGAGCTGCTGGTCGTCCATTTCACCCGGCGCAAGCTGGATCCCGGCGCGCTCGACTACGGCAAGCCGGAGAAGGCGGCCGGCAACACGGTGCGCCAGGTGATCACGGTCAAGCAGGGGATCGACAAGGACCTCGCCAAGCAGATCACCAAGGCGATCAAGGACAGCAAGATGAAGGTCCAGGCCTCGATCCAGGGTGACGAGCTTCGCGTGAACGGCAAGAAGATCGACGACCTCCAGGCCGCCATCGCGCTGGTCAAGGGGCTGAAGATCGAGCAGCCGCTGCAATACATCAATTTCCGCGACTGAGCACCGCCGGCCCGGAGGGCGTCAGGTCGCCAGGAAGCGGCGGCGGTCGCCCTCCAGCACCAGGCAGGTGAGATGGCCGCTGGCATAGGCCCCGGTGTCGATGCCGATGCGGTTGTTGCGCACCTCCGGCAGGTCGGTGATGGTGTGCCCGTGGACCACGACCTTGCCGTGGTCGGCGGTCGAGTTCAGGAAATCGTCCCGGATCCACATCATGTCTTCCCTGTCCTGGCGGTTCAGCGGAACGCCCGGACGCACGCCGGCGTGGGTGAAGAAGTAATCGCCGATGGTCAGGCTGGGCCGCAGATGGTTCAGGAAGCTGACATGGGCGGGCGGGATCACGCGCCGCAGCTCCTGCTGGGCGAAGGAGATCCGCTCCTCCGGCGTCAGGCCGGAGGGGATCTGGATGCCGTAGCTGTGCAGCGTCGCCATGCCGCCGAACTTGAACCATCCCGGACCCGGCGCCGCATCGGTCAGGAATTCCTGGAAGGCGGCCTCGTGGTTGCCCCTGAGATGGACGGAGCCGAAGGTCGCCGGCGGGCCGCCGATCATCAGGTCGATCACCTGGCGGGAATGCAGGCCGCGGTCCACGTAGTCGCCGAGATAGACCAGATAGTTGACCGGCCCCGGCGAAGCCTTGGCGTCGTCGGTCACCATATCGAGCAGGCGCATCAGGAGATCCGCGCGGCCGTGGATGTCGCCGATCGCGTAGACGCGGATGCCCTTGGGCACCGTCGCCGCCACCTGCTCCACATCCTGGCGTTTGCGCAGAAAACTCAACACCACGTTGCTTGATCTTTCCGGTACGCTCATCAGTCCCCCTTCTGTCACAGAAATAAGCGCTCCGGCGCCCGTGTGCGAGGGGTATCGAAGGCGGTTGGGCAGCTTTGTCGAGGGGCGCCCGCGATCCCGGAAGCGTTACCGAGACCGTGCAATCCGATCGGGTCGACCGAGAGGAAGGAGACCTCCGCCTGTTGCTGCTTCGGTTCGACGCAGCAAAGTTCGGGCCACCCGCACGTATCGAGGAGAATCGAGGAATGGCGTACTGCTTCACGCCGGAAGAAACCGTGCCCGAGGGCGTCCGCCGCATCGCCCTGGAACAGATCGACAAGGCCGAGGCTGCCCTGACCGGAGGCAAGGAACGGCACAAGGCGGTGCACAATGCCCGCAAAGGGTGCAAGAAGATCCGCGCGCTGCTGCGGCTCGCCCGCGGCGGGCTGGGCAACGCCTATGCCCGGGAGAACGCCTGTTTCCGCGACGCCCAGCGCCGGCTGTCGGCGGTGCGCGACGCGTCGGTCATGGTCGAGGCCCTGGACAAGCTGGCGGGGCGGCAGGGCAGCGACGGCGCCGGCGGGTTCGCCCCTGTCCGGAACGTCCTGGTCGAGCGGTGCGAGCGCGCCTCGGCCGAGCACCTGGAGCAGGAGCGGACCACCGAGGAGGTCGCCGCCATGCTGCGCGAGGCGCGCGGGCGGGTCGAGACCTGGACCCTGCGGAGCCCCGGCTTCAAGGTGCTGAGGCCCGGCCTGCACAAGGTCTACCGCGACGGCGCGAAGCGCTTCGCGACGCTGGGCGAGGCGCCGACCGCCCATGACTTCCACGACTGGCGCAAGCAGGCCAAGTATCTTTCCTACGACCTTAAGTTGCTGACACCGGTGTGGCCGGGCACGGTCGGCGCCCTGGCCGGGGAGTTCGGGGAACTGGGCAGCCTGCTCGGCGACGAGCACGACTTGGCCGTGCTGCGCTGCATGCTGGAGGCCGACGAGCAGGCTTTCGGCGGCCCGACCCTGGTGCGGCCCCTGGCCGGGATGATCGAGCAGCGCCGGTCCGAGCTCCAGGCCGCCAGCCGGATGCTCGGCGCCAGGCTCTATCTCGACAGGCCCAAGGCCTTCATGGGCCGGATGGAAGCCTGGTGGGACATGTGGAAGGCGGAACCGGCCAGCCGCGCGGCCTGACGCCTAGATCCCCCCTGTTCCCTCATTCCCCCGCCGCGATATGCACCTCCACGTCGTGGGCCGCCAGCACGTCGGCCAGCGGGGCGGGGGGCGCCCGGTCGGTGAACAGGGCCGAGACCTCGCCGATATGGCCGAGGCGGACCATGGCGTTGCGGCCGAACTTGCTGTGGTCGGCGCACAGGAAGACGGTGCGGGCGTTGCGGACGATGGCCTGGGCGACCCTGACCTCCCGGTAGTCGAAGTCGAGCAGGGTGCCGTCCAGGTCGATGCCGCTGATCCCGATGATGCCGATATCGACCTTGAACTGGTTGATGAAGTCGATGGTCGCCTCGCCGATGATACCGCCGTCGCGGTTGCGCACCAGCCCGCCGGCGACCAGCACGTCCAGGTCGGTGCCGGCCGCCAGGAAGGCCGCCACGTTCAGGTTGTTGGTGATGACGCTGAGGTTCTTGTGGCCGACCAGCTCCTGGGCGACCGCCTCCGTCGTGGTGCCGATATTGATGAACAGCGAGACGCCTTCCGGCACGTGGCGCGACACCAGCCGGCCGATCGCCCGCTTGGCCTCCGACCCCTGGGCCTTGCGCTCCACATAGTCCACGTTGTGGGTGGTGGAGCGGGGGACGGCGCCGCCGTGGTGGCGCTCCAGCAAGCCCTGTTCGCAGAGCTGGTTGATGTCGCGCCGGATGGTCTGGGGCGTCACCTCGAACTGGCGCGACAGCCCGTCGATCGAGACGAAGCCCTGTCGCCCGGCGAGGTCGAGGATGCGCTGCTGGCGGGTGTCGCTCTTCACCGGGCCGCTCCTCCCGCCGAAGGGCCGCAGCCGATGCCGCAGCCGCGCAGCACGAAAGCGGTCACCTCGGAAGTCGCGTCCTCCCAGGCCGCGTCGCTCAGGCTCTCCACGTCCATGACCGCCCGGATCTGGACCGCGAAGTCGGCATAGGTCTGGGTCATGCCCCACAGCATGAAGAAGAGATGCCGGGGGTCGAGCGCCGCCATCCGCCCCTCCGCGATCCAGCCCGCGATGATCCGGGACTTCGCCTCCACCCGCTGCTTCAAATCGATCTCCAGATAGTCGGTCAGGAACGGCGCGCCGCTCAGCAGCTCGTTGGCGAACACCTTGGACGCCAGCGGCCGGTGCCTGGAATGGCGCATCTTGGCACGGACATACCCGGAAATCGCCTCCGCCGGGTCGCTTTCCGGACGGATCATGTCGGTGGCGTCCAGCCACAGCT
This Skermanella mucosa DNA region includes the following protein-coding sequences:
- a CDS encoding metallophosphoesterase family protein, yielding MSVPERSSNVVLSFLRKRQDVEQVAATVPKGIRVYAIGDIHGRADLLMRLLDMVTDDAKASPGPVNYLVYLGDYVDRGLHSRQVIDLMIGGPPATFGSVHLRGNHEAAFQEFLTDAAPGPGWFKFGGMATLHSYGIQIPSGLTPEERISFAQQELRRVIPPAHVSFLNHLRPSLTIGDYFFTHAGVRPGVPLNRQDREDMMWIRDDFLNSTADHGKVVVHGHTITDLPEVRNNRIGIDTGAYASGHLTCLVLEGDRRRFLAT
- a CDS encoding CHAD domain-containing protein, with protein sequence MAYCFTPEETVPEGVRRIALEQIDKAEAALTGGKERHKAVHNARKGCKKIRALLRLARGGLGNAYARENACFRDAQRRLSAVRDASVMVEALDKLAGRQGSDGAGGFAPVRNVLVERCERASAEHLEQERTTEEVAAMLREARGRVETWTLRSPGFKVLRPGLHKVYRDGAKRFATLGEAPTAHDFHDWRKQAKYLSYDLKLLTPVWPGTVGALAGEFGELGSLLGDEHDLAVLRCMLEADEQAFGGPTLVRPLAGMIEQRRSELQAASRMLGARLYLDRPKAFMGRMEAWWDMWKAEPASRAA
- a CDS encoding YajQ family cyclic di-GMP-binding protein, whose translation is MPSFDIVSKTEIAEVDNALDGVTREIGQRYDFKGSHCSIERKENELTVLADDDLKLKQMHELLVVHFTRRKLDPGALDYGKPEKAAGNTVRQVITVKQGIDKDLAKQITKAIKDSKMKVQASIQGDELRVNGKKIDDLQAAIALVKGLKIEQPLQYINFRD
- a CDS encoding DeoR/GlpR family DNA-binding transcription regulator; the encoded protein is MKSDTRQQRILDLAGRQGFVSIDGLSRQFEVTPQTIRRDINQLCEQGLLERHHGGAVPRSTTHNVDYVERKAQGSEAKRAIGRLVSRHVPEGVSLFINIGTTTEAVAQELVGHKNLSVITNNLNVAAFLAAGTDLDVLVAGGLVRNRDGGIIGEATIDFINQFKVDIGIIGISGIDLDGTLLDFDYREVRVAQAIVRNARTVFLCADHSKFGRNAMVRLGHIGEVSALFTDRAPPAPLADVLAAHDVEVHIAAGE
- a CDS encoding FG-GAP-like repeat-containing protein, giving the protein MDTRHSPCCRLRTLLRGIVATLCLAAMTGPGGAQVSAPAASYQPADAFGTIDATFSVSPNGSGVYAMPIEVPPGTNGVEPSLTLRYDSQAPDGLLGVGFSLDGLSQITRCAANRAVDGYDGAVNIDSDDRFCLDGQRLIKVSGDGEYGAAGSVYQTQMQSWTRVTANGTCGTGPCSFTAVTRQGWTMGFGTTPDSALPLSGRSEKYSWQVATITDLNGNAIDFFYTLNQNTNQSYPDRIEYTRNDSAGRQAQRKIVFGYQNRSSWPNKYKAGLLFKTDKTLTTITTEVSGATVLTYTLSYGTGATGRPVVSQVRKCSGSGDCLPATAFSWSTSANQVSSANTRANGQLNSNTFCAGSGGRWSWSDFNGDGMLDATCVDASGAQYALVSDGSYLKTPNSQASGLLTSVKWCTGSQDISVWPDFNGDQMADSACIAADGSVSVLKSDGKYLSTVNSQATGLVRSQWCPASSCRAMVGNFDNDGRADFLCSCDSGTQMVMVSDGKSVSTPNGNANGTVLTGWCANPASHRLTADFNDDGKADLICAAPGGNISVQVANSTSTALKSPNNDAAGAVVSGWCGGSGQSLSTVDFNRDGNDDLYCRGTDGSHRILLSTATTVKPPAGASADGLLLTGWCAGSTASVSWNDFNGDGLPDLLCSDQSGTQSVKLSTGTQLKDATNSSGGVVATGYCSGAGSTGGLGDFNGDGYADLLCRQDSGIQSAMVRKAPFNDLVTGVTNGLGGGVDIAYSPITDPSVYTRTTATDYPDLTVESQLQVVKTYTRRDGRGWSTTYRNEYTNLMTDLDQGQWLGFETLTVIEEATGRKMTNRMAQEFPQQGFVTQTDGYDGSGALFQTTVHSPVTIEPYPGVYQVLNRKTVRTFYQDGGVAYTTEDDYEYDGYGNLVFHAGLGDPTRAEQAVYDCSTFENDPAAWRLGYLTATKTTGSESSCRDFLAAAEPAWTAGADLSLARIGYDARYNVTSQADWDDVNAVWVTSAMTYDGFGNVITTTDPAGNTTIVTYDADYQTFPATSTSPPTANAGPLVTATAYDAAFGVQTSMTDPNGRVFSVVLDSLGRQVKSYGPDESGASSDPVQLSAVSFSEDGDGIYTETRRRRDWSNGDTATWAWQRDYIDGLNRPTQTVQGGETTETSIVTGTQYDTSGRPYKVSPPRFRNAAPSWAEVEYDSLNRPILETLPDGTRTETAYGQGGLLVTVTVGAGTPDARTSQATLDTRSNVLKRVDPNQAVTTSSYDPIGRMTSTTGPVGNVTRNSYDSLGHLIAQADADAGSQTWTYDGAGRMVGSVDGSGNRTTLVYDSLGRITSRAVASADGGATVTTTLDYDQSASANGKGRLTTVTRPDSVETFGYSDYGLVGSEVLTLAGSTFSLATSYDPLGQPIDMTHPDGSVTRNAYDILQRISSVAFRDVGETAFTTYGSYPGYTALNQPTSIAYNNGLTTTNAFYPYETGMGRLQSFSLASGGATDAFSADFTWNAFGQLTQVARKRDGATTGSTGYTYEDTGWLSQAAGSSGTFAFSYDLAGNIALKDGVTYARTPNTNRLASASNGLTAAFDGNGAMTARVLDKQAWCYRYDPEANLATVLSGQADGTADGACADTSGYSTVAQASYDASGRRLVRTDPDGTVNLYVSTDFEELRRDGQVYQTRYLVGPEGRFAALTRQVTPAEEAGAAASAGGGYPTPGIYFTFGDQVDSTFLVTDAAGKEVAQVGYRPFGTIDPSVTTGADNFRVKFGGKELDENTDLYYFLSRYYSDELGQFTKPDPARQFSSPYLYAANDPQSLTDPDGEFVELVVLAVGVAAGAYFGGSAADHSYNPADWNWHSARTYEGLFAGAAIGAVGAEVGAAFAEAGVAPAILGGMLLGGTENAAYAGIANEPPEGIAMAALTGAVLGGVTEGVLAGGGAMMAEAGSRMAGRGYSRLESAADVDAPEGAAWEGQGPCASFSAGTLVATTEGTVPVEQIRPGSYVLSRGAEGESAEPRLVLRTYRRMADDAVRFTAGDTVIRTTAQHPFWVEGKGWTVAGALAAGDVLATLEAGGAAVERVEKASAPEPVYNFAVSGSQSYFVSGLKLWAHNAPSKSCAVAGKPKAFKAAGNAKHTAGAPAATGNGRGLTLEALSAPKAKTYFNVKTGIKETLYHDYVLSVSKSSYGEAAEHMRHYIEVQKGVPVWSVERTGAKVRRKFALKGIPTKPKLDRDEIPMAMFQQGGGNGSYLSSVRHIDVSSNRSLGSAIGHALKGLPNQTRVLIRMVAYRRHRSAAGMAAPRPRRRFRAA
- a CDS encoding TetR/AcrR family transcriptional regulator, which produces MMNNTAASGATSPPRGRIRRENETRILEAAERVFAETGLAGATMAQIAQAAGLPKANLHYYFGTKEQLYQAVLTGILELWLDATDMIRPESDPAEAISGYVRAKMRHSRHRPLASKVFANELLSGAPFLTDYLEIDLKQRVEAKSRIIAGWIAEGRMAALDPRHLFFMLWGMTQTYADFAVQIRAVMDVESLSDAAWEDATSEVTAFVLRGCGIGCGPSAGGAAR